CTTACTGGGGACATATGATCATAAGCTTCCCGGCAGCGACCGCTTTGGGCAGAAATTTGGGCGTCAAAATAAGAATCCCGCAAGGCTGCAGGAAGACGATCGATTTCCTGGGAAAATGATTTTCCCTCTTTTAGCTGTTTTTTATATTTTTCCAGCTCTTGCTTTGAACGACGTTCAAATTCACGGATATCAGAATATTTCGGGGGCAGATCTTTCGGGATTTTACGGGATAAATCCACAACTCCCTCAAAGTTACCCACTTCGAAATAGGTTTTAGATTTCATGTAAAGCTGTTCAAATTCTTGGGAGGTCGGCAGCGGTTCCTTTTTGCCAAAAGGATTGCCTAAGTAGCCGATAAGAAGGCCGCTGAGTGCGACCGAGTAAGTAAGCCATTTTAAAGCTTGCATGAAACTCTTATCGGAAAGTTTTCACTCTTGGATAAGAGTTTCGATGTCTCACTTTGAGATTTTACTTCACCATTTTCTTATAATATTCCAAAAGCTTTTTAGCCCCTAAAACCAGATTGGCTTCCCAATCATTATGGGCGTTATGGTCAGCTCCGTCGGTGATATATTTTAATGAAACCAACTGAACACCCATCTTGCGGCATACTTTCGCTAGGGCATAACCTTCCATATCCACCAGTTCACAAGGCACCTTTGGCGTACCCGTTTCAAAGCTGTCACCAGTTCCGCACACACCTTGGGAAAGCTCTGGAAAAAAAGGAATCAGCTCGATGGCCCCTGGAATCGGATCAAAAGGAGTTTCCCCTACTTTAAAACCTAAGGGTGAAATATCCATATCACGTTGAACGAAAGTGCTAACTTCAACCAAATCGTGGGTGGGAAATTTAGAACTTCCAGCTGTGCCAAGATTAATGATCACTTTGCATTTGGTTTTTTGAATGACGTCCATTGCGACCATCGCGGCATTCACTTTACCGATTCCAGTGTAGTGAACATTGATGTTTTCTTTTTCAAAAAGACCTTGGGATTCCCCAGGCAGAGCCATTAATAAAGCAATATCATTAGTATTGAACAAGGGAGAATACCTCTTTGTTGTTGAATTTCATTTGATTCAAAAATGTTAAATTCACGAGTACTGCAACTTCCTGCACTTTGTATCCAGCTAGGAAACTTAAATCAATAGCTGCTTGCAAAGTTCCGCCTGTTGCCAACACGTCATCAACGATCATGATGCGACCTTGTCCGATTGGCAGTTCAATTTCTGCAGAACCGTATTCAAGTTGGTAAGAAATTCTTTTTGTGGGCGGAGGAAGTTTGCCGGCCTTTCTGATCGGCAGGAAACCTTTGTTATGAGTTGATGCTAAATGTGCGGCTAAGATA
This is a stretch of genomic DNA from Bdellovibrio reynosensis. It encodes these proteins:
- a CDS encoding 5'-methylthioadenosine/S-adenosylhomocysteine nucleosidase family protein; amino-acid sequence: MALPGESQGLFEKENINVHYTGIGKVNAAMVAMDVIQKTKCKVIINLGTAGSSKFPTHDLVEVSTFVQRDMDISPLGFKVGETPFDPIPGAIELIPFFPELSQGVCGTGDSFETGTPKVPCELVDMEGYALAKVCRKMGVQLVSLKYITDGADHNAHNDWEANLVLGAKKLLEYYKKMVK
- a CDS encoding adenine phosphoribosyltransferase codes for the protein MDLKSLIRDVPDFPKEGILFRDMTPLLQSPEAMSYVSKNFIQNVDLSQIDYFAGIESRGFILAAHLASTHNKGFLPIRKAGKLPPPTKRISYQLEYGSAEIELPIGQGRIMIVDDVLATGGTLQAAIDLSFLAGYKVQEVAVLVNLTFLNQMKFNNKEVFSLVQY